A genomic region of Streptomyces sp. R33 contains the following coding sequences:
- a CDS encoding NlpC/P60 family protein, with protein sequence MASHRRPKQPTRTRVTVLTATAAAAVALSAHGASAAPAQPSKDEVKAKVDALYEEAEQATEKFNGAKERQEKLEKEIGQLQDQVARGQDELNQLRTTLGSMASAQYRTGGMDQSVALFLSGDPETYLDKASTLEQLSGKQVEAVQKIQAKQRALAQQRQEASGKLADLDATRKELGEKKKASQDKLAEAQALLNTLTAQERAALKDEDTRASRSDSDRADLGNVKASGRAGAALAAAKTKLGSAYVSGATGPSAFDCSGLTQWAYKQAGVSITRTTYTQANDGTRIGKSQLQPGDLVLFYSDLHHVGLYAGNGMVLHASNPRGGVKYESINNMPFQFGVRIG encoded by the coding sequence GTGGCGTCCCACCGTCGACCCAAGCAGCCGACCCGCACTCGTGTGACCGTGCTCACCGCCACGGCCGCCGCGGCCGTCGCACTCTCCGCACACGGCGCCTCCGCCGCTCCGGCCCAGCCGAGCAAGGACGAGGTCAAGGCCAAGGTCGACGCCCTCTACGAAGAGGCGGAGCAGGCCACCGAGAAGTTCAACGGGGCCAAGGAGCGCCAGGAGAAGCTCGAGAAGGAGATAGGCCAGCTCCAGGACCAGGTCGCCCGCGGCCAGGACGAGCTCAACCAGCTGCGCACGACGCTGGGTTCGATGGCCAGCGCCCAGTACCGCACCGGCGGCATGGACCAGTCCGTCGCCCTCTTCCTCTCCGGCGACCCCGAGACCTACCTCGACAAGGCCTCCACCCTGGAGCAGTTGAGCGGCAAGCAGGTCGAAGCCGTCCAGAAGATCCAGGCCAAGCAGCGCGCGCTCGCGCAGCAGCGCCAGGAGGCCTCCGGCAAGCTCGCGGACCTCGACGCCACCCGCAAGGAACTCGGCGAGAAGAAGAAGGCCTCGCAGGACAAGCTCGCCGAGGCCCAGGCCCTCCTCAACACCCTGACCGCGCAGGAGCGCGCGGCCCTCAAGGACGAGGACACCCGCGCCAGCCGCAGCGACAGCGACCGCGCCGACCTCGGCAACGTCAAGGCCTCGGGCCGCGCCGGCGCCGCCCTCGCAGCCGCCAAGACCAAGCTGGGCAGCGCGTACGTCTCCGGCGCGACCGGCCCGAGCGCCTTCGACTGCTCGGGTCTGACCCAGTGGGCCTACAAGCAGGCCGGCGTCAGCATCACGCGCACCACCTACACCCAGGCCAACGACGGCACGCGCATCGGCAAGAGCCAGCTCCAGCCCGGCGACCTGGTGCTCTTCTACTCGGACCTGCACCACGTCGGTCTGTACGCGGGCAACGGCATGGTCCTGCACGCCTCCAACCCGCGCGGCGGCGTCAAGTACGAGTCCATCAACAACATGCCCTTCCAGTTCGGCGTCCGCATCGGCTGA